A stretch of the Thunnus thynnus chromosome 7, fThuThy2.1, whole genome shotgun sequence genome encodes the following:
- the nlrc3l gene encoding protein NLRC3 isoform X1, which yields MDPDTEVESIFRQGNEEEGEEEDEKKKWKRPPSSYGSMKSDSEEMEEEEEEYEEDDVAEACPSPVATAQPDITDHEGTGLQLTRPDSPETLYTMTTLQTKPPGAVVIDTRSSDLEDNSDDDEEDADEVIVCDSPEPPEPVEPDDAVQNDLQPGILHPEQDLPHIFKSIQNKLTGLTREELYKFKMWFYQWEPGITLQQVMEGDILDFVDRIIETLGQDRALLHTISTLENVSKQAEASELRNQCKRALSRFHLKQYLIRKHQVIREGVVRAGKQNLLDNIYIEPQISTCGYGGVEPSHEFRSQLPTPIQVPSADTFVGVNNLFRLKKADGQPVRTVVTTGIAGIGMTVSVGKVALDWAELRANRDLQFIIKLSFRTFWHLRNKNCETFMSIMEVIEYYHPECKDMKYLDQEDCKFLIIMDSFDCYQATLDWENAPVINDNHTQAHPDVLIVNIIRGTVLRGAHVWILGRRAAVTQIPSKFIDAVTEIQGFSDEMKDEYLTKRFSDKNLAAKIVAHYKRLPTLRMLARQPFVCWMMATVFERCFRYQDYGARPPRLTTFYVNITIVQMNRRLQFYYGKGDHDLKWSSEDKAQLTKMGKMAFKMLERNSSVFYEDDVKEYGLKLTEVTVLSGMCTELSTATSDGRKMYCFVHFTFQEFMAALYVFTMFRTEGKNVLESGLHMPKIFTSKDQTKSAAGLVHCALERTFAAQLGEYDMFLRFLCGLLSPECHDEQLGGYLYRHNAPKVGGLDEVQRLLEKTIQSAPGNRVENLKECLREMTQEDE from the exons ATGGATCCGGATACTGAAGTGGAAAG CATCTTTAGACAGGGGAATGAAGAagaaggggaggaagaggatgagaagaaaaagtggAAGAGACCGCCCTCCAGCTATGGTTCAATGAAGAGTGACAgtgaagagatggaggaagaggaggaggaatatGAAGAAGACGACGTTGCTGAAGCCTGCCCTTCTCCTGTTGCCACAGCACAACCCGACATAACTGATCATGAGGGGACAGG ATTGCAACTGACTCGCCCAGACTCTCCAGAAACCCTGTACACCATGACCACGCTGCAGACCAAACCACCGGGAGCTGTTGTCATTGACACCAG gtCTTCTGATCTGGAGGATAATTCAGACGACGATGAAGAGGATGCAGATGAAGTTATAGTATGTGACTCTCCAGAACCACCTGAGCCTGTTGAACCAGACGATGCAGTACAGAATGATTTGCAGCCAGGCATACTACACCCAGAGCAGGACCTACCCCATATATTCAAG TCCATCCAGAATAAGCTGACAGGCCTTACAAGGGAAGAGCTATACAAATTTAAGATGTGGTTTTACCAGTGGGAGCCAGGCATAACCCTGCAACAAGTGATGGAGGGAGACATTCTTGATTTTGTGGACAGGATCATAGAGACCCTTG GTCAGGATCGTGCCCTGTTACATACAATAAGTACATTAGAAAATGTCAGCAAGCAAGCGGAGGCAAGCGAACTACGGAATCAGTGCAAGAGAG CATTGTCCCGGTTTCACCTGAAGCAGTATTTGATCAGAAAACATCAAGTCATCCGTGAGGGTGTCGTTCGAGCCGGAAAGCAGAACCTTCTGGACAACATCTACATTGAGCCCCAGATTTCCACCTGCGGCTATGGAGGAGTTGAACCGTCCCATGAGTTCCGATCCCAGCTTCCCACACCTATCCAGGTCCCCAGTGCCGACACCTTTGTTGGTGTGAACAATCTGTTCCGACTGAAGAAGGCAGACGGTCAGCCGGTGAGGACAGTGGTGACCACAGGGATTGCAGGAATTGGCATGACTGTCTCTGTGGGGAAGGTCGCGCTGGACTGGGCAGAACTGCGTGCCAACAGG GATCTGCAGTTCATCATCAAACTTTCATTCCGCACTTTTTGGCATCTGCGAAACAAAAACTGCGAAACCTTTATGTCCATCATGGAAGTGATAGAATATTATCATCCTGAgtgcaaagacatgaaatacCTGGATCAAGAAGACTGTAAATTCCTCATCATAATGGACTCATTCGATTGTTACCAAGCTACTCTGGACTGGGAG AATGCTCCGGTGATAAATGACAATCACACCCAAGCACATCCTGACGTCTTGATTGTGAATATCATCCGCGGCACTGTGCTTCGTGGTGCCCATGTCTGGATCCTGGGCCGACGGGCAGCTGTCACACAAATACCATCAAAATTCATAGATGCCGTCACAGAAATACAGGGCTTtag TGACGAGATGAAAGATGAATACCTGACTAAGCGCTTTTCCGATAAAAATCTGGCGGCAAAAATCGTGGCACATTATAAGCGCCTACCGACACTCAGAATGCTTGCTCGCCAACCCTTTGTCTGCTGGATGATGGCCACTGTGTTTGAGCGCTGCTTCCGTTATCAGGACTACGGGGCGCGTCCCCCCAGACTGACGACATTCTATGTCAACATCACCATCGTCCAGATGAATCGCAGGCTGCAGTTCTACTATGGAAAGGGGGACCATGACCTG aaatGGTCCAGTGAAGACAAGGCCCAGCTGACAAAGATGGGGAAGATGGCCTTCAAGATGCTGGAGAGGAATAGCAGCGTGTTCTATGAAGACGATGTGAAAGAGTACGGCCTGAAGCTGACAGAGGTGACGGTGTTGTCTGGCATGTGTACTGAGCTCTCCACTGCAACCTCAGACGGCAGGAAGATGTACTGCTTTGTACACTTCACCTTTCAG GAGTTTATGGCTGCTCTGTACGTCTTCACAATGTTCCGCACGGAGGGTAAGAACGTTCTGGAGTCTGGGTTGCACATGCCCAAGATCTTCACCTCTAAGGATCAGACCAAATCAGCAGCAGGGCTGGTCCATTGTGCCTTGGAGCGAACCTTCGCTGCCCAGCTGGGAGAATACGACATGTTCCTGCGCTTCCTGTGTGGCTTGCTTTCCCCAGAATGCCACGACGAACAGCTGGGTGGGTACCTCTACCGCCACAATGCCCCGAAGGTGGGCGGACTTGATGAGGTGCAGCGGCTCCTGGAGAAGACAATACAAAGTGCTCCAGGAAACCGAGTGGAAAACTTAAAGGAGTGCCTTAGAGAAATGACCCAAGAGGATGAGTGA
- the nlrc3l gene encoding protein NLRC3 isoform X2, with amino-acid sequence MKRRIFRQGNEEEGEEEDEKKKWKRPPSSYGSMKSDSEEMEEEEEEYEEDDVAEACPSPVATAQPDITDHEGTGLQLTRPDSPETLYTMTTLQTKPPGAVVIDTRSSDLEDNSDDDEEDADEVIVCDSPEPPEPVEPDDAVQNDLQPGILHPEQDLPHIFKSIQNKLTGLTREELYKFKMWFYQWEPGITLQQVMEGDILDFVDRIIETLGQDRALLHTISTLENVSKQAEASELRNQCKRALSRFHLKQYLIRKHQVIREGVVRAGKQNLLDNIYIEPQISTCGYGGVEPSHEFRSQLPTPIQVPSADTFVGVNNLFRLKKADGQPVRTVVTTGIAGIGMTVSVGKVALDWAELRANRDLQFIIKLSFRTFWHLRNKNCETFMSIMEVIEYYHPECKDMKYLDQEDCKFLIIMDSFDCYQATLDWENAPVINDNHTQAHPDVLIVNIIRGTVLRGAHVWILGRRAAVTQIPSKFIDAVTEIQGFSDEMKDEYLTKRFSDKNLAAKIVAHYKRLPTLRMLARQPFVCWMMATVFERCFRYQDYGARPPRLTTFYVNITIVQMNRRLQFYYGKGDHDLKWSSEDKAQLTKMGKMAFKMLERNSSVFYEDDVKEYGLKLTEVTVLSGMCTELSTATSDGRKMYCFVHFTFQEFMAALYVFTMFRTEGKNVLESGLHMPKIFTSKDQTKSAAGLVHCALERTFAAQLGEYDMFLRFLCGLLSPECHDEQLGGYLYRHNAPKVGGLDEVQRLLEKTIQSAPGNRVENLKECLREMTQEDE; translated from the exons ATGAAGCGCCG CATCTTTAGACAGGGGAATGAAGAagaaggggaggaagaggatgagaagaaaaagtggAAGAGACCGCCCTCCAGCTATGGTTCAATGAAGAGTGACAgtgaagagatggaggaagaggaggaggaatatGAAGAAGACGACGTTGCTGAAGCCTGCCCTTCTCCTGTTGCCACAGCACAACCCGACATAACTGATCATGAGGGGACAGG ATTGCAACTGACTCGCCCAGACTCTCCAGAAACCCTGTACACCATGACCACGCTGCAGACCAAACCACCGGGAGCTGTTGTCATTGACACCAG gtCTTCTGATCTGGAGGATAATTCAGACGACGATGAAGAGGATGCAGATGAAGTTATAGTATGTGACTCTCCAGAACCACCTGAGCCTGTTGAACCAGACGATGCAGTACAGAATGATTTGCAGCCAGGCATACTACACCCAGAGCAGGACCTACCCCATATATTCAAG TCCATCCAGAATAAGCTGACAGGCCTTACAAGGGAAGAGCTATACAAATTTAAGATGTGGTTTTACCAGTGGGAGCCAGGCATAACCCTGCAACAAGTGATGGAGGGAGACATTCTTGATTTTGTGGACAGGATCATAGAGACCCTTG GTCAGGATCGTGCCCTGTTACATACAATAAGTACATTAGAAAATGTCAGCAAGCAAGCGGAGGCAAGCGAACTACGGAATCAGTGCAAGAGAG CATTGTCCCGGTTTCACCTGAAGCAGTATTTGATCAGAAAACATCAAGTCATCCGTGAGGGTGTCGTTCGAGCCGGAAAGCAGAACCTTCTGGACAACATCTACATTGAGCCCCAGATTTCCACCTGCGGCTATGGAGGAGTTGAACCGTCCCATGAGTTCCGATCCCAGCTTCCCACACCTATCCAGGTCCCCAGTGCCGACACCTTTGTTGGTGTGAACAATCTGTTCCGACTGAAGAAGGCAGACGGTCAGCCGGTGAGGACAGTGGTGACCACAGGGATTGCAGGAATTGGCATGACTGTCTCTGTGGGGAAGGTCGCGCTGGACTGGGCAGAACTGCGTGCCAACAGG GATCTGCAGTTCATCATCAAACTTTCATTCCGCACTTTTTGGCATCTGCGAAACAAAAACTGCGAAACCTTTATGTCCATCATGGAAGTGATAGAATATTATCATCCTGAgtgcaaagacatgaaatacCTGGATCAAGAAGACTGTAAATTCCTCATCATAATGGACTCATTCGATTGTTACCAAGCTACTCTGGACTGGGAG AATGCTCCGGTGATAAATGACAATCACACCCAAGCACATCCTGACGTCTTGATTGTGAATATCATCCGCGGCACTGTGCTTCGTGGTGCCCATGTCTGGATCCTGGGCCGACGGGCAGCTGTCACACAAATACCATCAAAATTCATAGATGCCGTCACAGAAATACAGGGCTTtag TGACGAGATGAAAGATGAATACCTGACTAAGCGCTTTTCCGATAAAAATCTGGCGGCAAAAATCGTGGCACATTATAAGCGCCTACCGACACTCAGAATGCTTGCTCGCCAACCCTTTGTCTGCTGGATGATGGCCACTGTGTTTGAGCGCTGCTTCCGTTATCAGGACTACGGGGCGCGTCCCCCCAGACTGACGACATTCTATGTCAACATCACCATCGTCCAGATGAATCGCAGGCTGCAGTTCTACTATGGAAAGGGGGACCATGACCTG aaatGGTCCAGTGAAGACAAGGCCCAGCTGACAAAGATGGGGAAGATGGCCTTCAAGATGCTGGAGAGGAATAGCAGCGTGTTCTATGAAGACGATGTGAAAGAGTACGGCCTGAAGCTGACAGAGGTGACGGTGTTGTCTGGCATGTGTACTGAGCTCTCCACTGCAACCTCAGACGGCAGGAAGATGTACTGCTTTGTACACTTCACCTTTCAG GAGTTTATGGCTGCTCTGTACGTCTTCACAATGTTCCGCACGGAGGGTAAGAACGTTCTGGAGTCTGGGTTGCACATGCCCAAGATCTTCACCTCTAAGGATCAGACCAAATCAGCAGCAGGGCTGGTCCATTGTGCCTTGGAGCGAACCTTCGCTGCCCAGCTGGGAGAATACGACATGTTCCTGCGCTTCCTGTGTGGCTTGCTTTCCCCAGAATGCCACGACGAACAGCTGGGTGGGTACCTCTACCGCCACAATGCCCCGAAGGTGGGCGGACTTGATGAGGTGCAGCGGCTCCTGGAGAAGACAATACAAAGTGCTCCAGGAAACCGAGTGGAAAACTTAAAGGAGTGCCTTAGAGAAATGACCCAAGAGGATGAGTGA